In Cryptomeria japonica chromosome 5, Sugi_1.0, whole genome shotgun sequence, the genomic window TAATTAActaatttgaatattaaaatagatATTTAATAAAACTAGAAACATTGCATTCTCGTGTGCCTAAATAATAATAAGCTCTCTAAAGAGATGTTTATagactagtatatctatattttaaaaaaataggtAAATTATGTCGAGAGATCATATAATAATAGGGAATCTGACACAATATTATTAGTATACAAGAGTatcaaaaatatggataataatagagttaCCAAGCCCACTCCTCCACTAACCTCTCAACGTTACTTATTTTACTGATTGTTCCATTTTAAATATTATGACAcccttccactatcatttgaatgtaacagTTCCATATAGTTGAGtggcaagggttctattttatttggagtaaaaAAATAACAGCTCCACAAAAACCATAACGGTTTCATATAGTTGAGtggcaagggttctattttatttggagtaataaaatagcaGCTCCACAAAAACCGAAAGATGACATATTTCATGTctttacccgtcatttgcatgtcaaattgtttgatgtcattgtagatgcctctcggcataaaaaCTGAAAATGGTAATAATTGGATTGAATTCCCAAATAAGCCTTAAATTCCTTCGTGGTGCCATGAACCACTACTGTTATATCATGCTGCCTTCTTGTACTCGAAGTCAAAAATATGATTGAGCGAATATGACCTTGTCAGCTTTAATTCTACAAATAAATCTTGGGCAAAAGTCTTGGCAGTAGCGAGCAAACCCACGAGAACCCAACAAGACCAATGAATTAAGCAGATAATCATATATTCTGACATGAATGCATATAAAATTTTAGTGCTGGTATCATAGATGTCTAATTTAATGTTTGCATATTGTTTGATGTAAATTTGTTCTATAACATACGGCAACTGCTTGAGCATGGAACAGAGAATCTCCAGTCTTGTTAACGGATAGTATCATATGCGAtttcaaaatatattaaattattctatttattgcCAAATATCAAATGGCCACTTTTACTCTACCCGCTTACCAAGTTGTTACTCAATTTAACCAGTCTGGCTTTTCGCTGATTGTTGGTTGAACTACACATAGTCACCATGTACTCTTATATAAAATTTAAAGCTATTTTGCAAGTAAGCTATTAGACGATGTACTTTGAATTAGAGTTTATACTGAAAAGTAAATTTCAATAAAGAGACTGTGTGCTGGAATTTCTGAATTTGGCAATACACTGGAAAATACATTCATGACGAGGACAATTTAATACACTGGCATTACCTTCATCATCCAGTGAACCCAGCCAATTACAGAGAATGCAGGTTGATAAGTAGGCAGATAGGTGTAGGACCAAATGGACTAAAAACAACCTAACACAAGCATTTatcatgaaaaatatttttcagCTTTTCTTCTAACATATAGCCAAACTTCTCTTCAATCGTGAGCAAAATTGTACAGAAATTAAATACATGGGCCCACCGACAGCCATACTAGCTCAGTCTTTCTGTGTTCACTTTGTTACAATACAAAAGTTGCTTAACATAACTTCCAGTTAGTACTTAGTACCCATAACTTCAAAgaacaaaatattttctttaacatattGGTATTGTACCTTGCGTCTCACAATAAAATTTGTGTTGCAGCCATCTAACTGCACATTCAATGCTAAGAAAACGAAACACAGAATTACTTATTTTAAATTTAGTAGCTGTGGACAAACGGCTTTGTATTTTTATGAATGGAATTGTTGTCCCTGCTGATTTGAATGAAGTGTTTGCCAAGAAAAACTGGCAAACCCCTGCTGGGCTCAAGAATAGAATGGTAATTCACATAAATAATAAATCTCAACATAGAAGCACAAGCAAAGTCAATCCAAAAGACGACTCATATTGCTATGACACACAATACATACTTACGCATCTCTGATGTTAAATTAAGTACAATTACAACAGAATATTGCATTTCATTCATCACCAATCCCATACAAATAGATAAGGCTTCTACTTGATTCAAGCTAGCCATGCTAAAAAGCTTTTACCTCAGACATTAAGTTGACTTCCAAGACTTGATTTTGCCTGCTGTTATTAGTAGCCAAGAAGTAGGGTGCAGTAGGTTCAATAAATTATGCTATCTCAAAATTTTATCTTCGGACAAGAATTGATGTTTGCTGGTACTCTTTCCGAAGCCAGCAGATATTCAGCCGAGTGAACATGAAGTGCTACGAAGTGAGAGAATATACTGCCATGCACAAGTGCCAcaacaaaatttttaaaattaaggctGAACTCGATAAAAATATTCTACATAACAAAACATTTCTCTAGATCAAGTTATGCCTTCTGTGGCCATACCCAACTAGTTAATTCAATGAAAAATTCAAAACTGAAACACAGATCACAAGCACCTAATTGAAAGACAAACAATATAATTCAGAATATAGGATTCCTgttaatgaattcaacaaatacttttCACATAATCTCAGGTTAATGTTACTGATTGACAGAATTGGCATGTATCAGCCTCCATAATCTCCTCGATTGAACTTCTCTTCAGGATAGAATGTTGCAAGAACAATATTGCCTACATAAACGATACATATCTTGTGTGGCCAAACCCAAATGACCCAATGCAATAGAAGAATTTACACCTGAAACACAGATTGCAATAACTTAATTATAAAATGAACTGTGCAACCCTTGAACGATTCAACATATAGGATTTCTGTTCATCAATTCAAATACTGACAGGGAAAAACACATTCAGCATGGTCCCAGGCTAATGCTACTGATCAACAAAATTGGTGTCTTTCAGCCTCCATAGTCTCCTTGTTCAAACTTCTCTTCAGAATAGAATGTTGCAAGAACAACGTTGCCACCAAATTTGCGCCCATTAAGAGCTGAAATGGCTTTTGCTGCTGCTTGAACATCAGAATACTCAACAAAAACCTGATTATAATTTATGATGTCAGTAGGGATAAAATAACTGAAAATCAAGGTTGAGTGTGCCCAAGTATACCTCAGAACTGCAAATAGCAAATGGAATTTAACTAGCAAGCCTGAAGGGCAAAGATGAGAACTTTAAAACTCTAAAACAGAAGGCACATAAGAAATGTGTTTGAATTTACCATCCCCACACCAGATGAAGCTTCATTTTCAGATGGTCCAGGACGAGGGATAACAAGATTTATCAATGTTCCTACAATGGATAAGTATTTACTTTTGGATCTTAAAAGGGCATCTTTGATATAAACCAGAATTAAATATTGTTTGCCAAATGCACCTCCAATTATTTTAAACTCACAAAATGGTAAAGCTCACTAAAACTCGATCTTAATACTCACCATATTTTCCACACTCATCACGCATATCTTCCAAAATctcttcatactcattgtcatcccTCAGATCATCAGGTTCCACGACCTAATATTCATGATATCAATAATTctagtgtgaaaacacaaaatttGGTGATGATGGAATGCCAAGTGTTGCCTATACCTGAGAAAGACGGACTACTTTTGTAGAACTATTGATTGGTTCATTGCTTTCAGTTTCTGTTAACAACCCCGACATCATGCCAGACATACTAGCTGCTCCATTTAATTGTAGAGCTAGCTTCTGGTAGACATGAAAAGTAAAATAAAGACGGGAAATATATGGACCCAAGCATAAAACAGCAGCAAAATTTGATTGTTACAAAGACCTGAACAGCAATTTGTTGCTGTGCATGAACCAAAACATCAGCCTGCTCAGGCTTAGGCTGGCCACTGCATGTAAGCAAAGTCAGGACAACATGGTTATGAAGCCATTTCATACATTCCTGCATCCATCAGTTACTAGAAAACAAATGTGAAAAAGGACTAGAAATCACTTCAGCGATTCTCCATTCAGTCTTTAAGAAAATATAAGAGTAAATTAATAAACTATGGTAAGATGACACATACAAAGAAAAACTCCAGTGGAACAATACAACACACATTAAAGGATTGACAAAATATAGTTTTGCATACAAGCCTTGTACTGTGCCAATTTAAAGTATAATTCACAATTATTAAGAATAAATTCTTAGATCTTTCAAAGAGAGCtcaaaaaattgcaaaacattGGCATATAAGAAATTTTAGTAATTTAAAAAATACAGGTCAGCTTCTCCATCATTAAAAAAGTAGCAGTCTAACTTAAATGTTATAGATATAATAACGAATCCCCCAAACCTTGCAGAAGCTCGTCTGACAGTGAGTGTTCTATCACCCATCTTCAAACCATTAAGAGCAGCACAAGCAATATCAATCACTGCCGGATCCTGAGATATAACCAGAAGAAAAATGAAGCCCATAATCCTTAACATTATATTCACCATTGCCATTATGTACACTGGTAGGAGTCATCATGGTAAGTTTCTAACCTGGTAGACACAGAAGCCATAACCTTTTGAGTTTCCCGTCTCACGATCCTTTACGAGATCAAATGCACCCAATGGTCTAAAAATAAATAGAATGAAGATAAAGTTACTTGATTCAGACACAACAGTTTTCAAGGTATCACATAAACTAGTGTCTAAGAAAACCATTCACATACCCAAACGATGAAAGAAGATCAATAATTTGTTCTTCTGTTAAATAGTATGGCAAACCTCCAACAAATATACGATCAGGTCCATCTGCAACACTTGATGATCTACAAAAGCACATGAATTGATTAGCTAGTCATAAGTCCAAACTCTCAAGGATCCTGTTACTAACAATTGAATCCTCATTAATAGTCTGGGAAAGATAAAGTTAGAGAACTTTTAACAAGTACAGACTAAAAGCATACCCAGCAACCAATCCCACAGCAGCCAGGTTGAGATTAGAACTTGGTTGACTTGGTCCAAGTGCAGCAGCAAGCAATGGATTATAATCACTTGGTCTCTTCACGCGAACAGGTACACCCTGATTTAAGCCATACATTTTGAAATTTAATTATCAAAATCCTTCAGAAAAACCTGGAACTATGTTTGATACAAAAGCAAAGGTTTGTAATCAGGGATTAAAAATGCATCTCCAGAGCACCATTCTATCTGAAATTAGAAAATATCTATAATAATAGCATCCCATTCATTTTGCTTTCCAAGTCATGAATTCAAAATGCCAATTTTTCTGTACCATCTTATGATTCTTATCCATGAGATTCAAGCAGAAGCAGCAAATATTTTCAAATACACATTGCAAATGGGGGAAAAAAAGTTGCACCTGCTTAAAGTTCTCCATTAAAATAAAGAATAAAGGTGTCCAAAATTTAATGGCCACGGACAATTATCACAGACAAAACAACATATGTATGCAATAATCTTTTGAGGACTCTACTTCAAAAGATCAAAGAGAATTTATGATAAATCATCAAACAAATTTTAAATCTTAATTTATGAAAcagaaacaagaaaaatatcaattCTCCTTTCTATTATAAAAAGAAACCCAATATCTCtgagaaattgaataaaatggaTCTTCTTTTATTCAAAAGCGATTTTCCACTAAGCCAGTTTACTCTTTCATGCAAAGTATCATGTCAAAAAAGTTGGACCAGCTGGACCATAAATTAACCTCTACAGGCAAACTTATCAAATTATGAACTAGACTAATGAAAAGAGACAAGTCAAAGTAGGAAGGTCTATAAGTATATATGTAGTATATTGCATGCATATGGGAGTATTTTGACACAGCACTTAAATCACACTCATGGTAAAAGAAAATACAGTTAAAGCTTAACTGAATGGAAAGAAGCTAGTATCAGTGTTGAAATTCAAAGAAACAGAGGCATGGCAAAGAAATGAAACCCCAGCATTTCAGGATGAAGGGTGGATACAAAATGTTCACCAGAGGTGCCTAAAACAATTGAGATGACCTAGTGTTGAAATTCAAGGAAACAGAGGCATGGCAAAGAAATGAAACCCCAGCATTTCAGGATGAAGGGTGGATACAAAATGTTCACCAGAGGTGCCTAAAACAATTGAGATGACCTAGGGTTGTTCCTCCCTTGCTAGGGAGGTCCAAAGTCCAAATGCCTGCTAACCCGGTGATGTAGAGAAAAATAATGCAAAGATCTCCAGTTCTTTTTCCTTTTTACATAATTGCAATGAAGGGCACATTTACAAATTCAAGATATTTTATCATTAAAATGAAAAAAGTTATTCCAGTTTGAACCCTACATCCCCtttgttgatgtttgtagctaggtTAGATTCCTTCTAAAGCCGACCTAACAAATTCAAAGgagaaaattaaatataaaatataattgagTCTGAGAGGGCCAACTCACCACCCTACGTAGAGGGCTGACCCTTGGTGAAAGGGTacccctctcatatatatatgaggtgaGATTTCAGTCATTGATATATTCATTCAGTGAGCCAAAAGAAGAAATAGCAGATCAGTCCGAATTCAAGGGGCAATCCGAATTCATTACAGAGCAGTCTGAATTCAAGGGGCAGATTAATAATAATAGCAGAGTGAAACAATTGAAAGTCATACAGAGCAGATCGAACATAGTTGGAAGAGCAGTTCATTATATGAAGACAGAGTATTAGTGAAGAGCAGATCAATAAAACAGTGAAGTGCAGATCGTCACCACTGAAGAGCAGGTTGACTGATACAGACAGAGTGAATACCATTGAGGGCAGACCAAATAGATACACAGCAGATCGGACTCCTAAGGATCAGGATATCTCCAGCAGTTCGTATCTGCATATAGCAGATCGATATCTTGTATAGATCAAGATTGTTATTGGCCTCATCATTGGGCCTCATTGTAACTGAGTTGATTCAATATAATAGAGACATAattgctgggtttttctccctcgaataggagggttttcccagggtatcttaGAGTGTTCAGTGTTCGTATTGTTAATTTGTCTAATTGCTATTGATCTGatataaaatcaacatggtatcagacccAGATTCCGAAATTTGATCAAATTTGTAAGTTTCCTTCCCTGGGTAATTGCAGAGAGCAAACAGAAGAGAAGCCACGGGAGTGCAGGGTTTACAGGAGCTGTTTGGGTGGTTGTTATTTCTAACTGCGGAACAATAATTATCGCCATGCATAAGAGTTGTAGCCATTCAAATTATATTTCTGGCGGGATAAAGTATTTACGTTCTGGGAGAATCTATTTTGGGGAAAGGCTGTACGTGTCTGCGAGCTATCAAATGTTTTTGCATCCAAATGCCTTGTGTGGGCATTATATCTTTGCATCGATCCTTCCTGCTGTATGCAAGGGAAACGGGTTTAGCGCATTTTTCAGAATATTTGACTTTTCACCATTGATGGGCCTTAGTTAAGCTGATATTCAAAGAACAATAGACTATTTAAGGAACTTAGTGTACCATACGCAGCAATTGAATAAAACCCAAACAAAACAAGATTAACAATTACTGAATAGATAAGCAGGAgatattttccacagcaagtcaaattatggtattgctatcaggattcaactgtgtagtttttgagtcaaactcattgacccatgtttcacaaGTAATGGTACACGAACCCacctctcatgagaatgaatggtacacttaggctcattgcatctaggtgatgctcacagaggtgaagcattggaCCTTCCCGGGAAGTCACCCATCCCAGTATTACTCCAACTCGAGCACGCTTAACCATGGAGTTTTTCCCAAGGCTAAGCCCATTAAGCTTGCTACCCATTtacaaaaccttcagcaagtgttgtgccttaggAACCATTCAACTGAATAATTaagcaagatagatctttgtttcAACTGAGAGCTGACACAAATTAGTAAACTCCTTCCTCTTCCACATCTTAGGGGCTATTCCCTATAATGGGGCACTTGATAGGATACCAGCCTCTACCGAAAGGAGGGAAAGAATCTCAGGGGGAGGGAATCTCGGGAAGAGAGAGCCCCCTTTCCTAAATTTGGGGTTCTCACCAACCCCCTCTCTCCATATTGTTAAGAGTGGGAAGGAAGAGAAAAGAATGTGAGTGAAAAAAATTCTCTTCTACCCTCCCAAGAAGCCCTGACTATATCCCTCCCCAGCAGCCCTGTAGGCCTCTGCCCTGGGCCCCTGACTATATCTATGTTAATCCCAGTTATCCTATGCCATTGAATGTAAGGGTACGGGTAAGATCCCACCCCTATCTGTATCTCAATAGCTGGGGTCGGGCCCTAACCTCTAAACACCTTATTATAAAGGGGAGGGAGATGGGGGCCATTCATGTAAAGAAGAACTGTACATCTTCTAGTTGATTACAAGCTTTGAAACCAGCTATAGAATAGTTTTACATTATAAGATATAGAaatattactaaaaatagtaaattgagGTTCTCAGTGAGAACCTCAAAAACTCACCACTTAAAAACGACCTATGTACTCCTTGCATATTGGAATGGGAAATCAAAAAAAGACAAACTTGTTAGAAAACTGAAAATATTTATTAGAAATTATTTAATCTTAGCACCCCTTAATTCAAATTGATATATGCATTGGAAAACTTAGGTCACAATTCATTAATTCAGGGTGGACCATAGTGTAAGGAGAATCTAAATGTTGCATCATCAAATTTATCTTCTGTGGACCCCAAAAatgtaaaacattaaaacataCAGAACACCAAAAAATCATTCAGAAACCTACAGGATCCTATCCATAACTGCCATTTAGATGTTCTCTAGATCATCCCCAAAACCTGGGGCAGCATAAGGTTAAACTATTAGAATTACAGTGTTGAGGCTCAAACTGACATTGCAGAAAGGTGATTTAACAACAGCAACAAGAACCAATCAAATAATAAAATGTTATTCAAGGATGAAATTGTGGGTAAAAAATTGCAACATTATAATGATCTCTTATTCAGATACATTTAGCATCATGACTAGGCCTGACTCTTACAAATTTCTCATACAAATTTCTAGTAGGCATAATGAGAAAGTGCCTTGTAAAATAGAACACGAATCCATCATATGATTTGATGAGATTTTCCACGTTCCAAACTACAGTAATACCTCATAAACAATTCCATCCAATGCCATGGCATTGCTGGCTTCTTCAGCTGTACGCATTTCAACAAAGGCAAATCTCTTTTCCTGGTTGATGTAGACGTTAACAACAGCATCCCCTGAACATGTGACCTTGTAAGTGTTCAACAGCAAGTATTCACACTACAGTGAGCCTTCAATGTTAAACATCTCTGGAAATATGCACCATTAAACTAGATTATAGCTACCTGGCCCAGCCGTGTTTCCTCCAATTACAGCCATCACCTGACTAAAATATGCAGCAACACTCTGCATCGTGAGTCAGCTTTAATTTAGACTAAAAAAAATCCTTAGGAAAATGTTAAAATAGAAAGACTTATCCAGTCATTGATAATTTTCAGGCAGAACATATCTACACATCACCTCACCTGTTCATTGGCAGTAGGAGGCAATCCACCAACATATACTCTTCGAGCATGTCTAGTTGCCTACACAACAGAATAGACTTCAATTaggcaattaaatttaaatttaagcaAACCTGCAAAGCTATGATCAAGAGTCTTCAAACTCTTCAGGAAACAACAATTATGACTGAAATTTATATATGAGAGAAAATAAAAATAGGACCCACACAAGGCATTAACGTCAATACTAAAGTAATATCGTAATTTTGCTTATAATGGTCGTTGAAGTCATTTAGTTAGTTTTTAGTAGCTTTCTATTATGTAAGTCGGTCAGTATTTAGAATCTTTCTTTTCTGTCTTCGATTCTCGATCATTTCTATTATGGAAAGATCTTCTGTAATTGTttatataaggagtattcctctaTTTTGTTGATATAACAACAATCAATTAtaatttcatggtatcaaagcataggttctttttttggcgaattttttaataaaaaaaaattgtcatccaTTCACGAGGAAATTTCTATAAGTTTTTTGATcagtttttttaaaacaaaaatcatggGGTTTTTTGGGCAAATTTTTATAGAATAAAATTCATGGTTTTTTCTGCTGTGGATAGGGGTTTCCTGTTCGTCTAGTGTGCTCAACTTTATTTTTGCCCAATTTCTTCACCTAGGGTTTGACAATATTTCCACGAAATCGTGGTGCTGTTTTGCAGCaactttttgacattttttgaacaaAATCGTGGCATCCCATCTTTgaccaaaaaaaattgatcttgCTGTTCAATCAGAACTAGGTTTGCTTCAGCAAGatatttttgcatgattttttcaTCAAAATCATGGGTATCAGTGTTTTGCAATATTTTGGGATCGTGCCTAGGATTTCTAGGACTGCAAAAGCACTAGGTTTTTGCACGATTTTTATACAAAATCGTGGATGTTGTTTTTCTCCAAAGCAATTGAGGGTTTTTGATGATTTCTGGCAAAACCATGGATTTTCAAAACTGTGAAGGTTTAGTGCAATTTTCCAAAAAATCGGGAGCATTCAAAATTTTTGCATTCAAATTTTTTTTCCTAAGTTTTATCAACAAAAAATTGAAGGTATTTGAGAAGCTGTTTTTTCATCTTGTTTTCCGTGTCTCTGGATGGCGGGATGGTGTCACTAttgtggtaaacttggtcatatTAAGTTCTACAAAAGCAGTTGGCTGATCAAAAATCCAGCCAAGGAAGGTCTCAACAGCAAGCTCATGTCACAAAGCATTCAGAGGAGAAGGGGTCAGCCTTCTATGCATTCAACTCCCAACTGTTGAACCATTTTATTTCCTTGAGTAGAGTTATTATTTGATGCAAGTTGTTTctttccctttccaatgctctttgaGCTCTTTGACTTAGTTGCATCCACGATCTTCCACAAGGTGGCAGGAACAATGCTCTGCCACCAATTGTAATGTGATTGGgattgccctaaaatcacaagttTCATTAAAATAAGAAATGTAATATAGTTAAGAGTT contains:
- the LOC131043276 gene encoding splicing factor U2af large subunit B isoform X2 → MARDDGRNRARREEDDTNGRNESLYENDRGRERMREDVGRYRDRGQRDDDQARGGGRSFSNRRYREENDRSHRNDRDRRYDHDREHRHRRRSRSGSPSRSYDRRERRSRSGSRERKSKRASGFDLAPAGAYVAPTTLLTGLMPGIGQAMPGVFTSMFPFAGGTQATRHARRVYVGGLPPTANEQSVAAYFSQVMAVIGGNTAGPGDAVVNVYINQEKRFAFVEMRTAEEASNAMALDGIVYEGVPVRVKRPSDYNPLLAAALGPSQPSSNLNLAAVGLVAGSSSVADGPDRIFVGGLPYYLTEEQIIDLLSSFGPLGAFDLVKDRETGNSKGYGFCVYQDPAVIDIACAALNGLKMGDRTLTVRRASASGQPKPEQADVLVHAQQQIAVQKLALQLNGAASMSGMMSGLLTETESNEPINSSTKVVRLSQVVEPDDLRDDNEYEEILEDMRDECGKYGTLINLVIPRPGPSENEASSGVGMVFVEYSDVQAAAKAISALNGRKFGGNVVLATFYSEEKFEQGDYGG
- the LOC131043276 gene encoding splicing factor U2af large subunit B isoform X1, producing MARDDGRNRARREEDDTNGRNESLYENDRGRERMREDVGRYRDRGQRDDDQARGGGRSFSNRRYREENDRSHRNDRDRRYDHDREHRHRRRSRSGSPSRSYDRRERRSRSGSRERKSKRASGFDLAPAGAYVAPTTLLTGEGAGTGMGLMPGIGQAMPGVFTSMFPFAGGTQATRHARRVYVGGLPPTANEQSVAAYFSQVMAVIGGNTAGPGDAVVNVYINQEKRFAFVEMRTAEEASNAMALDGIVYEGVPVRVKRPSDYNPLLAAALGPSQPSSNLNLAAVGLVAGSSSVADGPDRIFVGGLPYYLTEEQIIDLLSSFGPLGAFDLVKDRETGNSKGYGFCVYQDPAVIDIACAALNGLKMGDRTLTVRRASASGQPKPEQADVLVHAQQQIAVQKLALQLNGAASMSGMMSGLLTETESNEPINSSTKVVRLSQVVEPDDLRDDNEYEEILEDMRDECGKYGTLINLVIPRPGPSENEASSGVGMVFVEYSDVQAAAKAISALNGRKFGGNVVLATFYSEEKFEQGDYGG